The following proteins are encoded in a genomic region of Burkholderia stabilis:
- a CDS encoding GlcG/HbpS family heme-binding protein — translation MFSKTFRTLGVVAAIFALHAQAQSTEPTTVPEQLPYDIPYGPPIKLAQARTIISAAEAEARRRNWKYAVAVVDSGGNLVSCDKMDGTQLASVEIAEAKARASVRFRRQTRDMQNAINHGATGNLSIPGILAGEGGIPIVIDGQLIGAIGTSGGAGVQDSVIAAAGAAAIR, via the coding sequence ATGTTCTCGAAGACATTCCGGACCCTCGGCGTGGTTGCCGCAATTTTCGCGCTCCATGCGCAAGCACAATCCACCGAACCGACGACGGTTCCCGAACAACTCCCGTATGACATCCCCTACGGTCCGCCCATCAAGCTGGCGCAGGCACGCACCATCATTTCGGCAGCCGAAGCAGAGGCGCGACGTCGAAACTGGAAATATGCTGTTGCCGTCGTCGATAGCGGCGGGAATCTGGTTTCGTGCGACAAAATGGACGGCACACAACTCGCATCTGTTGAAATCGCGGAAGCAAAGGCGCGAGCGTCGGTGCGTTTTCGAAGACAGACCCGGGATATGCAGAACGCAATCAACCACGGGGCGACCGGCAACCTCAGCATTCCAGGCATTCTTGCCGGAGAAGGGGGTATCCCGATCGTGATCGACGGGCAGCTGATCGGCGCCATCGGGACCAGCGGCGGTGCGGGTGTGCAGGATAGCGTCATCGCGGCCGCGGGCGCTGCGGCAATCAGGTGA
- a CDS encoding sugar dehydrogenase complex small subunit, with amino-acid sequence MGGAVPWRGQVGCCGPKRLPSRNIRKNESMRATSREKDENHMPSHDHERRVTARAGVTRRAALKVMAAALTQVGLFTSAPEYAFAQQPSLDGKTFLALSQALTGHANLDPATALRLVDAFHRTDAGFAARAAALAQRVRAGQTPAQLLADADGAGLHDTALAIVAAWYTGTVGHGQKAVMVTYAEALMYDTVHDGMSAPTYCSNGPLWWTAEPPPADVAPPRKTVASATNPHLQKRV; translated from the coding sequence ATGGGCGGAGCAGTGCCGTGGAGGGGGCAGGTCGGCTGTTGCGGCCCGAAGCGACTCCCGTCGCGGAACATTCGGAAGAATGAAAGCATGCGAGCAACCTCTCGCGAAAAAGACGAAAACCACATGCCCTCACACGATCATGAAAGGCGCGTCACTGCGCGCGCCGGCGTTACCCGGAGAGCGGCCCTGAAGGTCATGGCGGCGGCGCTGACGCAAGTCGGGCTGTTCACCTCTGCGCCCGAATATGCATTCGCGCAGCAGCCGTCGCTCGACGGCAAGACCTTTCTTGCGCTATCGCAAGCGCTGACCGGCCACGCGAATCTCGACCCGGCGACGGCTTTGCGCCTCGTCGACGCATTCCATCGCACGGACGCCGGTTTTGCCGCGCGTGCGGCCGCGCTGGCGCAACGCGTCCGCGCCGGCCAGACTCCCGCGCAACTGCTGGCCGATGCCGACGGCGCCGGTCTGCACGACACGGCGCTCGCGATCGTCGCTGCGTGGTACACGGGCACCGTCGGGCATGGCCAGAAGGCCGTGATGGTCACGTATGCCGAGGCGCTGATGTACGACACCGTCCACGACGGCATGAGCGCGCCGACCTATTGTTCGAACGGACCGCTGTGGTGGACCGCCGAACCGCCGCCGGCCGATGTCGCGCCGCCCCGTAAAACGGTTGCGTCAGCAACCAACCCGCACCTGCAAAAGCGCGTCTGA
- a CDS encoding GMC family oxidoreductase yields MRTPVFESSGDVSADVVIVGSGVVGGLIADQLVSQGHSVLILESGLRIERGQAVENWRNMPFDNRVGSDFQGLYPQAPNAPAPLYFPKNNYVGLSGRDGQSFQQGYLRTVGGTTWHWAASSWRHLPVDFRMKSTYGVGRDWPISYDDLEPYYCRAEEEMGVAGPSDPTMQSPSQRSRPYPMDMVPWGHGDRRFAEIVNAHGYRSIPIPQARSTRPWHGRPTCCGNNNCQPICPIGAMYNGIHHIERAERKGAKVLAESVVYKIDTDANNRVTAVHWYDASHKSHKASGKMFVLACNGIETPRLLLLAANERNPHGIANGSDQVGRNMMDHSGFHCTFLANEPMWLGRGPAQSSCIVGPRDGDFRGQYSANKMILNNISRVGPATQQALKLGLVGQALDEEIRRRAIYGVDLSISLEPLPDPNNRLTLSKTRVDPLGLACPDIHYDVGDYVRDGYAAACKQLTHIGRLFDAVEFNITTTLNANNHIMGGTIMGSDPKNSVVDGDCRTHDHANLWLPGGGAMPSASVVNTTLSMAALGLKAADSISASLTKG; encoded by the coding sequence ATGAGAACTCCCGTATTTGAATCCAGCGGCGACGTGTCTGCCGACGTCGTGATCGTGGGGTCCGGCGTAGTTGGCGGCCTGATCGCCGACCAGTTGGTCAGCCAGGGCCATTCGGTGCTGATCCTCGAATCCGGCCTGCGCATCGAGCGCGGGCAGGCGGTCGAGAACTGGCGCAACATGCCGTTCGACAATCGCGTCGGCTCGGACTTCCAGGGGCTCTATCCGCAGGCGCCGAATGCGCCGGCCCCGCTGTATTTCCCGAAGAACAACTACGTCGGCCTGAGCGGTCGTGACGGGCAGAGCTTCCAGCAGGGCTATCTGCGCACCGTCGGCGGCACGACGTGGCACTGGGCTGCTTCGAGCTGGCGGCATCTGCCGGTTGATTTCCGGATGAAGTCGACGTATGGCGTCGGCCGCGACTGGCCGATCTCCTATGACGATCTCGAGCCGTACTACTGCCGTGCAGAAGAGGAAATGGGTGTCGCCGGGCCGAGCGATCCGACCATGCAGTCGCCGTCGCAGCGCAGCCGCCCGTATCCGATGGACATGGTGCCGTGGGGGCATGGTGACCGGCGCTTTGCCGAAATCGTCAATGCGCACGGTTATCGGTCGATCCCGATTCCGCAGGCGCGCAGCACGCGGCCATGGCATGGTCGTCCGACCTGTTGCGGCAACAACAACTGCCAGCCGATCTGCCCGATCGGTGCGATGTACAACGGCATCCATCATATCGAGCGCGCGGAACGCAAGGGCGCGAAGGTGCTCGCCGAATCGGTCGTCTACAAGATCGACACCGATGCGAACAACCGCGTGACGGCCGTGCACTGGTACGACGCGTCGCACAAGTCGCACAAGGCGAGCGGCAAGATGTTCGTGCTCGCGTGCAACGGCATCGAGACGCCGCGCCTGTTGCTGCTCGCCGCGAACGAGCGCAATCCGCACGGCATCGCGAACGGCTCGGACCAGGTCGGCCGCAACATGATGGATCACTCGGGTTTCCACTGCACGTTCCTTGCGAACGAGCCGATGTGGCTCGGCCGCGGCCCCGCACAGAGCAGTTGCATCGTCGGCCCGCGCGACGGCGATTTCCGCGGGCAGTATTCGGCGAACAAGATGATCCTGAACAATATCTCGCGTGTCGGGCCGGCCACGCAGCAGGCGCTGAAGCTCGGCCTGGTCGGTCAGGCGCTCGACGAGGAAATCCGGCGCCGCGCGATATACGGCGTCGACCTGTCGATCAGCCTCGAACCGCTGCCGGATCCGAACAACCGCCTGACGCTCAGCAAGACGCGCGTCGACCCGCTCGGCCTCGCATGCCCGGACATCCACTACGACGTGGGTGACTACGTGCGGGACGGCTACGCCGCCGCATGCAAGCAACTCACGCACATCGGTCGCCTGTTCGATGCAGTCGAGTTCAACATCACGACGACGCTGAACGCGAACAATCACATCATGGGCGGCACCATCATGGGCTCCGATCCGAAGAATTCGGTCGTCGACGGAGACTGCCGCACGCACGATCACGCGAACCTGTGGCTGCCGGGCGGCGGCGCGATGCCGTCGGCATCCGTCGTCAACACGACGCTGTCGATGGCGGCGCTCGGCCTGAAGGCCGCGGATTCGATTTCCGCAAGCCTCACGAAGGGTTGA
- a CDS encoding cytochrome c produces the protein MKHTIQRQLRLLRSAGYRTAVALGLFGIVCGSPAFAQEAAAGTTSADAALIDKGRQIAVAADCMACHTALDGGKPFAGGYGIASPMGQIYSSNITPSKTAGIGNYTEAQFARALREGVRADGAHLYPAMPYTSYSGLSDDDVHALYGYFMHAVKPVDEPAPVTNLPFPFGMRVAMAGWNMLFLSNKRFEPDPAHDAQWNRGAYLTNVLAHCSACHTPRNALMAEDFGRNLGGAQLGAWYAPNITSDPVSGIGAWTDDELVSYLKTGRAPGKNQAAGPMAEAVQNSLQYLSDADLQSIVTYLRSTKPIRDARESVPAFEHGRAVSSEGTLRGTSALNANGTLSTGAALFSGYCASCHRVDGKGSPSQAYPSLSNNTATGSRNPSNLIAAILYGVDREAGGQHVLMPSFGEDSYVQPLKDDQIAAIANYVLAQYGNADVTVTQEDVAVARNGGPVPLLVRARPLMLAAPVVVVLLILFGIMFRRHRASRAVRTGISPDNAAGRR, from the coding sequence ATGAAACACACGATTCAACGACAACTTCGGCTGCTGCGCAGCGCTGGCTATCGCACGGCCGTCGCACTCGGACTGTTCGGCATCGTTTGCGGGTCACCCGCGTTTGCGCAGGAGGCCGCGGCCGGTACGACATCGGCCGACGCCGCGCTGATCGACAAGGGCCGTCAGATCGCGGTCGCGGCGGACTGCATGGCATGCCATACGGCGCTCGACGGCGGCAAGCCGTTCGCGGGCGGGTACGGCATTGCGTCGCCGATGGGGCAGATCTATTCGAGCAACATCACACCGTCGAAAACAGCCGGCATCGGCAATTACACGGAGGCGCAGTTCGCGCGCGCGCTGCGCGAAGGCGTGCGCGCGGACGGCGCACACCTGTATCCTGCGATGCCGTATACGTCCTACAGCGGCCTCAGCGACGACGACGTGCACGCACTTTACGGCTACTTCATGCATGCCGTGAAGCCGGTCGACGAACCCGCGCCGGTCACGAACCTGCCGTTCCCGTTCGGCATGCGCGTGGCGATGGCGGGCTGGAACATGCTGTTCCTGTCGAACAAGCGCTTCGAACCCGATCCGGCTCACGACGCGCAGTGGAACCGCGGCGCCTACCTGACCAACGTGCTCGCGCACTGCAGCGCGTGCCACACGCCGCGCAACGCGCTGATGGCCGAAGACTTCGGCCGTAACCTGGGCGGTGCGCAGCTCGGTGCGTGGTATGCGCCGAACATCACGTCGGACCCGGTGAGCGGAATCGGCGCGTGGACCGACGACGAGCTGGTGTCGTACCTGAAGACTGGCCGCGCACCCGGCAAGAACCAGGCGGCCGGTCCGATGGCGGAAGCCGTGCAGAACAGCCTGCAGTATCTGTCGGACGCGGACCTGCAATCGATCGTCACGTATCTGCGCAGCACGAAGCCGATCCGCGACGCGCGCGAATCCGTACCGGCATTCGAGCATGGCCGCGCGGTCAGCAGCGAAGGGACGCTGCGCGGCACGTCCGCGCTGAATGCGAACGGCACGCTGTCGACGGGTGCGGCGCTGTTCAGCGGCTATTGCGCGAGCTGTCACCGGGTCGACGGCAAGGGCAGCCCGAGCCAGGCCTATCCGTCGCTGTCGAACAATACCGCCACGGGCTCGCGCAATCCGTCGAACCTGATTGCGGCGATCCTGTATGGCGTCGATCGCGAGGCGGGTGGCCAGCATGTGCTGATGCCTTCTTTCGGCGAGGATTCCTACGTCCAGCCGCTGAAGGATGATCAGATCGCCGCGATCGCGAACTACGTGCTCGCGCAGTACGGTAATGCCGACGTGACCGTGACGCAGGAAGACGTTGCCGTCGCGCGCAACGGCGGCCCGGTTCCGCTGCTCGTGCGGGCGCGTCCGTTGATGCTGGCGGCGCCGGTCGTTGTCGTGCTGCTGATCCTCTTCGGCATCATGTTCCGGCGACACCGGGCAAGTCGCGCTGTCCGCACCGGCATCTCGCCTGACAACGCGGCTGGTCGCAGGTGA
- a CDS encoding replication-associated recombination protein A, translated as MSDLFHTDPRRPLAEALRPTTLADVIGQSHLLGEGKPLWRAFESGKPHSMILWGPPGVGKTTLARLTAQAFDCEFIALSAVLGSMKDIRAAMARAQDALERNGRRTILFVDEIHRFNKGQQEALLPFVKSGLMTLIGATTENPSFEVSRALLSHAQVHVLTPLTDDELRRLFERARGTVPGELAFDGQAVDTLISYADGDARRLLNLLEQAWSAATAAGVTTIDAAFVTGALTVGARRFDKGGENFYDQISALHKSVRGSNPDAALYWLCRMLDGGCDRKYLARRIVAIAWDDIGLADPRGPRMANAAVEACERLGAPDGDLALAQAVLYLACAAKSNAGGMAFMQARAFVRQDLPRDVPQHLRDAPAQVLRALGHTYRDPHDEPHGYAAGETYLPDGMYEPHWYQPVPRGVEARIAERLAWLGTLDRGAGRRD; from the coding sequence ATGTCCGACCTGTTTCACACTGACCCGCGCCGGCCGCTCGCCGAGGCGCTGCGGCCGACGACGCTTGCCGACGTGATCGGTCAGTCACACCTGCTCGGCGAGGGTAAGCCGCTATGGCGTGCGTTCGAATCGGGCAAACCTCACTCGATGATCCTGTGGGGGCCGCCAGGTGTGGGCAAGACCACGCTTGCGCGGCTCACCGCGCAGGCGTTCGATTGCGAGTTCATCGCGCTGTCCGCGGTACTGGGCAGCATGAAGGACATCCGCGCCGCGATGGCGCGTGCGCAGGATGCACTCGAGCGCAACGGCCGCCGTACGATCCTCTTCGTCGACGAGATCCATCGCTTCAACAAGGGCCAACAGGAAGCGCTACTGCCATTCGTCAAATCAGGGCTCATGACGTTGATCGGCGCGACTACGGAGAACCCGAGCTTCGAAGTGAGCCGGGCCTTGCTGTCGCACGCGCAGGTCCACGTACTGACACCGTTGACCGACGATGAATTGCGTCGCCTGTTCGAGCGTGCGCGCGGCACCGTACCTGGCGAGCTGGCGTTCGACGGCCAGGCGGTCGACACGCTGATCAGCTACGCGGACGGCGACGCGCGACGCCTGCTGAACCTGCTCGAGCAAGCCTGGTCGGCTGCGACGGCGGCAGGTGTGACTACGATCGACGCGGCTTTTGTCACCGGGGCATTGACGGTCGGCGCCCGGCGATTCGACAAGGGCGGCGAGAACTTCTACGACCAGATTTCAGCGTTGCACAAATCGGTGCGTGGCTCGAATCCGGACGCGGCGCTCTATTGGCTGTGCCGGATGCTGGACGGTGGCTGCGATCGCAAATACCTCGCGCGTCGGATCGTCGCGATCGCATGGGACGACATCGGGCTTGCCGATCCTCGCGGGCCCAGGATGGCGAACGCCGCGGTCGAAGCCTGCGAACGGCTTGGTGCGCCGGACGGCGACCTGGCGCTCGCGCAGGCGGTGCTTTACCTCGCGTGCGCGGCGAAGAGCAACGCCGGCGGCATGGCGTTCATGCAGGCGAGGGCGTTTGTTCGGCAAGACCTACCGCGCGACGTGCCGCAGCATTTGCGGGACGCGCCGGCGCAGGTGCTGCGCGCGCTCGGCCACACGTATCGCGATCCGCATGATGAACCGCATGGGTACGCGGCGGGAGAAACCTATTTGCCGGACGGAATGTACGAGCCGCATTGGTACCAGCCAGTGCCGCGTGGGGTCGAGGCGAGGATCGCCGAACGGCTTGCCTGGTTAGGCACGCTCGACCGGGGCGCAGGCAGGCGGGACTGA
- a CDS encoding TetR/AcrR family transcriptional regulator: MTTRKGLRPGGRSARVQEAVHRAVRGLQQENGRDGLTVPAIAARAGVTPSTIYRRWGDLPQLLSDVAIENLLPDSLPPDTGSFRQDMENWLAQYLEEMSSEVGRTLLRDVLNSTDPLNAGQCAHCIEEQLDLMREQALARGETPPTCQTLMDYLIAPLVYRILFATETPAYAFAQGLLDRVLARVVEIEA; the protein is encoded by the coding sequence ATGACGACGAGAAAGGGATTGCGGCCAGGTGGTCGCAGCGCGCGCGTACAGGAGGCCGTGCATCGCGCAGTCCGCGGCCTCCAGCAGGAAAACGGCCGGGACGGCCTGACCGTGCCGGCCATCGCGGCGCGCGCCGGCGTGACGCCGTCGACCATCTATCGGCGCTGGGGCGACCTGCCGCAGTTGCTTTCCGACGTGGCGATCGAGAATCTCCTGCCCGACAGTCTTCCGCCGGACACCGGCTCGTTTCGACAGGACATGGAGAACTGGCTGGCCCAGTATCTCGAGGAGATGTCGTCCGAGGTCGGCCGGACGCTGCTTCGTGATGTGCTGAACAGCACCGATCCGCTCAATGCGGGGCAATGCGCGCACTGTATCGAGGAACAGCTTGACCTCATGCGCGAACAGGCGCTGGCGCGCGGGGAAACCCCACCGACTTGCCAGACCTTGATGGACTATCTCATCGCGCCGCTGGTCTACCGGATCCTGTTCGCGACTGAGACGCCGGCGTACGCGTTTGCGCAGGGGTTGCTGGATCGGGTGCTGGCGCGGGTTGTCGAGATCGAGGCGTGA
- a CDS encoding MFS transporter, translated as MHLRAAVVILKHILCVSGSADLMSNVTQTEAPAGAAPAATASALTTHTITLVGYLAASSVPTPLYRLYQAQWHFSPMLLTLIFGVYALSLLSALIVAGALSDYIGRRPVISAALVLEMGAMGLFLAAVGPGWLIAARVLQGVATGLAAASVGAALIDLDRERGALINGLAPMGGMSLGALGSTALAQLAPAPLHLVFVLLLALFAFQLFQTWRTPETSGGRPGALKSLRPSISVPPGARAELLAITPINVAVWALGGFYLSLMPSLIGKVTGAASVWLGGLSVAALTLSGGVAILVVRLRKPLPVLIVGAVALLIGIPAILAGADLGVTAILLVGSVIAGIGFGSGFLGAVRSVMPLAQPHERAGLMAAFYVESYLANSLPAILAGYMTPRFGLLKVANFYGGALILLVLTGLAFTIARHRSDRGVAGSAAH; from the coding sequence TTGCATTTGCGCGCGGCCGTCGTTATATTAAAGCACATTCTTTGCGTTAGTGGATCGGCCGACCTCATGTCGAATGTCACCCAAACCGAAGCACCCGCCGGCGCGGCGCCTGCTGCGACCGCATCCGCGCTGACGACCCACACGATCACGCTGGTGGGTTATCTCGCCGCGTCGAGCGTGCCGACGCCGCTTTATCGGCTCTATCAGGCGCAATGGCATTTCTCGCCGATGCTGCTGACGCTGATCTTCGGCGTGTATGCGCTGTCGCTGCTGTCCGCGCTGATCGTGGCGGGGGCGCTTTCCGATTATATCGGCCGGCGCCCGGTGATCAGCGCGGCGCTCGTTCTCGAAATGGGCGCGATGGGGCTGTTTCTGGCGGCGGTCGGCCCAGGCTGGCTCATCGCGGCGCGCGTGCTGCAAGGCGTGGCGACCGGGCTCGCGGCCGCGTCCGTGGGGGCGGCCCTCATCGATCTCGACAGGGAGCGGGGCGCGCTGATCAACGGGTTGGCGCCGATGGGCGGCATGTCGCTCGGGGCGCTCGGCTCGACCGCGCTGGCGCAGTTGGCGCCCGCGCCGCTACATCTCGTATTCGTTCTGCTGCTGGCGCTCTTCGCTTTCCAGCTGTTCCAGACGTGGCGCACGCCGGAAACGTCGGGCGGCCGGCCCGGCGCGCTGAAGTCGTTGCGGCCGAGCATTTCGGTGCCACCGGGCGCCAGGGCCGAGCTGCTGGCGATCACGCCGATCAACGTCGCAGTGTGGGCGCTCGGTGGTTTCTATCTGTCGTTGATGCCGTCGCTGATCGGCAAGGTGACCGGCGCGGCATCGGTCTGGCTCGGCGGGTTGAGCGTCGCGGCGCTGACGTTGAGCGGTGGCGTGGCCATCCTGGTCGTGCGCCTGCGCAAACCGCTCCCGGTGCTGATCGTCGGTGCGGTGGCGCTGCTCATCGGCATTCCCGCGATCCTCGCAGGCGCGGATCTGGGCGTGACGGCGATCCTGCTCGTCGGCTCGGTGATCGCCGGGATCGGATTCGGGTCAGGATTTCTCGGCGCGGTGCGCAGCGTGATGCCGCTCGCGCAACCGCACGAACGAGCGGGGCTGATGGCGGCCTTCTATGTCGAAAGCTATCTCGCGAACAGCCTGCCGGCGATTCTCGCGGGCTACATGACGCCGCGGTTCGGATTGCTGAAGGTCGCCAATTTCTATGGTGGCGCATTGATTCTGCTGGTGCTGACGGGATTGGCGTTCACGATCGCACGACATCGGAGCGATCGCGGTGTGGCCGGGTCGGCCGCGCATTGA
- a CDS encoding amidase family protein, which yields MDTLSARGFTTAAAARSTAEVASFQAAPAVSPRDAALLGLGAAEAVAAMQRGDFTAERYATTLLEQVDRWSALNAFRTLDRDAVLQAARSADAHRSRGGVLGRLHGLPIPVKDSVNTRTLPTSNGTLSLTGFRPSADAGVIGLLDEEGAIVMGKTNLHELSFGWTSNNETFGAVRNPYDFARSPGGSSGGSAAAVSAGMAPLAVAEDTWGSIRLPASFCGLAGFRPSCGRYPDDGIMPLSRRFDQVGPLARRVDDLVLFDQIAARDARPIEPRATNGIRIAMPAAFWADLDPEVERVARRALGRLREAGISVVEIAASLNDVARAPGVVGTIVAYELRSSVADFLRRHETGVSFDDLYAALASNTKNLMDSMILPPRAPSREAYEAALRERSTIASIVAARMRMHRVHALAFPVATVRAPWIGEETEVTIDGGRTVDAFDALGRNVALGSCVGMASIVLPAGLAGDGMPVGIEFAGLPGGDRDMLALGLALERILGGAEPPVARS from the coding sequence ATGGATACGCTCAGCGCACGGGGCTTCACGACGGCTGCTGCCGCTCGTTCGACGGCAGAAGTCGCATCGTTTCAGGCAGCGCCGGCCGTTTCGCCGCGTGATGCAGCGTTACTCGGCCTCGGGGCGGCCGAGGCCGTCGCCGCGATGCAGCGTGGCGATTTCACCGCGGAGCGGTACGCGACGACGCTCCTCGAGCAGGTGGACCGCTGGAGCGCCCTCAATGCGTTCCGCACGCTGGATCGCGATGCGGTGCTGCAGGCGGCCCGCTCGGCGGACGCACATCGCAGCCGGGGCGGCGTGCTCGGCCGGCTCCACGGCCTGCCGATTCCGGTGAAGGACAGCGTCAACACGCGTACGCTTCCGACGTCGAACGGCACGTTGTCGCTGACGGGCTTCAGGCCATCTGCGGACGCCGGTGTGATCGGCCTGCTTGACGAGGAAGGGGCGATCGTCATGGGCAAGACCAATCTGCACGAACTGTCGTTCGGCTGGACCAGCAACAACGAAACCTTCGGCGCGGTTCGCAATCCATACGATTTCGCGCGCAGCCCCGGCGGCAGCAGCGGCGGTTCGGCAGCCGCGGTGTCCGCCGGGATGGCGCCGCTCGCCGTGGCCGAGGACACCTGGGGGTCGATTCGTCTGCCGGCGTCTTTTTGCGGGCTCGCGGGCTTTCGTCCGAGCTGCGGACGCTACCCGGACGACGGCATCATGCCGTTGAGCAGGCGCTTCGATCAGGTCGGCCCGCTTGCCCGCCGCGTCGACGATCTTGTGCTGTTCGACCAGATTGCCGCGCGCGACGCGCGGCCGATCGAGCCGCGCGCCACGAACGGGATTCGCATCGCGATGCCGGCGGCGTTTTGGGCGGACCTCGATCCCGAAGTCGAACGGGTCGCGCGACGTGCGTTGGGGCGCCTGCGCGAAGCGGGCATATCGGTCGTGGAAATCGCCGCGTCGCTGAACGATGTGGCGCGTGCGCCCGGCGTCGTCGGGACGATCGTGGCTTACGAGTTGCGAAGCAGTGTCGCGGATTTTCTCCGACGGCACGAAACAGGCGTCTCGTTCGACGATCTGTATGCGGCGCTCGCATCGAATACGAAGAATCTGATGGATTCGATGATCCTGCCGCCGCGCGCGCCTTCGCGCGAAGCGTATGAGGCGGCGTTGCGCGAACGGAGCACGATCGCGTCGATCGTTGCTGCTCGCATGCGGATGCACCGCGTGCACGCGCTGGCATTTCCGGTTGCCACGGTGCGTGCGCCATGGATCGGTGAGGAAACCGAAGTGACGATCGACGGCGGGCGCACGGTCGACGCATTCGATGCGCTGGGCCGCAACGTCGCGCTCGGCAGTTGCGTCGGCATGGCAAGCATCGTGCTACCTGCGGGACTTGCGGGCGACGGCATGCCGGTCGGGATCGAGTTCGCCGGATTGCCGGGCGGCGACCGGGACATGCTCGCGCTCGGACTCGCGCTGGAACGGATTCTCGGCGGCGCCGAGCCGCCGGTGGCCCGGAGTTGA
- a CDS encoding efflux RND transporter periplasmic adaptor subunit, whose translation MVRHSGFGSARRLRAAGMLVSWAGMLVLLAGCHGEAHDAAPPAPEVGVETIAPRTVHVTDEFNGRVEAVDAVELRPRVSGYLDRVAYKEGDRVAQGAVLFVIDQRPYLIALDRANAQLQRARATANLAQLQYKRAQTLIASHATSQEELDNTRAADAQARADLSAAEAAVADAKLNLGFTEVRAPIAGRVGRALVTAGNLARADQTLLTTIVSQDPVYVYFDCDEQSYLRYGAQRTDPRGRAIGANPVSVGLANETGFPHAGTVDFLDNRLDPATGTIRARVRLANPDHVFTPGLYARVQLTSGRDDRALVIDDKAVLTDQDRKYVYVIGPGDKALRRDVTIGRQLDGRRIIESGLKSGDRVVVEGLQRIFYPGASVKPKALAVQTADDSAARAITR comes from the coding sequence ATGGTTCGCCATTCAGGTTTTGGAAGCGCACGCCGCCTGCGGGCCGCGGGCATGCTGGTGTCGTGGGCAGGCATGCTGGTTTTGCTGGCGGGTTGTCACGGGGAAGCGCACGATGCGGCGCCGCCTGCGCCCGAGGTCGGCGTCGAGACGATCGCGCCGCGCACGGTTCACGTCACCGACGAATTCAATGGTCGCGTCGAAGCGGTCGATGCGGTCGAACTCAGGCCGCGTGTCAGCGGCTATCTCGATCGCGTCGCCTACAAGGAAGGCGATCGCGTCGCGCAAGGCGCGGTGCTGTTCGTCATTGATCAACGTCCTTACCTGATCGCGCTCGATCGAGCGAACGCGCAGCTGCAGCGCGCACGCGCGACGGCGAACCTCGCGCAGCTGCAGTACAAACGTGCGCAGACCCTGATCGCGTCGCACGCGACCTCGCAGGAAGAACTGGACAACACGCGCGCCGCCGATGCGCAGGCGCGCGCGGATCTGAGCGCAGCGGAGGCGGCCGTCGCGGACGCGAAGCTCAATCTCGGCTTTACCGAAGTGCGCGCGCCGATCGCAGGGCGGGTCGGCCGTGCGCTCGTGACGGCGGGCAATCTCGCCCGCGCGGACCAGACGCTGCTGACGACGATCGTGTCCCAGGATCCGGTGTACGTCTATTTCGACTGCGACGAGCAGAGCTATCTGCGCTACGGTGCGCAGCGCACCGATCCGCGCGGCCGCGCGATCGGCGCGAACCCGGTCAGCGTCGGGCTCGCGAACGAGACCGGCTTCCCGCACGCGGGCACCGTCGATTTTCTCGATAACCGGCTCGATCCGGCGACGGGGACGATCCGTGCGCGCGTGCGTCTCGCGAATCCGGACCACGTGTTTACGCCGGGGCTGTATGCGCGCGTGCAGCTGACGAGCGGACGCGACGATCGCGCGCTGGTGATCGACGACAAGGCGGTGCTGACCGACCAGGACCGCAAGTACGTCTACGTGATCGGTCCGGGCGACAAAGCGCTCCGTCGCGACGTGACGATCGGCCGCCAGCTCGACGGCCGGCGCATCATCGAAAGCGGGTTGAAGTCCGGCGATCGCGTGGTCGTCGAGGGCCTGCAGCGGATCTTTTATCCGGGCGCATCGGTGAAGCCGAAGGCGCTGGCCGTGCAGACCGCCGATGATTCGGCGGCGCGCGCGATTACCCGCTGA